Within Pseudomonas brassicacearum, the genomic segment AATGGGGATGTTCCGTGAAGTTCGGGTGCAGGAATGAGGAGCCGACCATGACCACTGTTTTTCAATACCCCATGGCACTCATTGCCAGCCTGACCCTCGGCGCCACCACCTCGGCCTGGGCAGCGGGCAACGATATGCAAGGCATGGATCACAGCCAGATGCCCGGGATGGACCATAGCCAGATGCAAGGCATGGACTCGATGCAGGGCATGGAACCCATGCAGTCAGCACCGACCAGCAGCCGCACGCCGATCCCGGAACTGACCGCTGCCGACCGCGCCGCGGTCTACGAGGATCATGGCGGACACGCGGTGCATGACAGTGCCATCAATTCGTTTTTCCTCATCGACCAGCTGGAGTGGCAGGACGCCGATGACGGCAGCGCCCTGAGCTGGGACGCTTCCGGCTGGATCGGCGGCGACATCGATCGTTTGTGGCTGCGCTCCGAGGGCGAACGCCTCAACGGCAAGACCGAAGAAGCCGAGCTCCAGGCCCTGTGGGGCCACGCCATCAGTCCTTGGTGGGACGTCGTGGCCGGCGTACGCCAGGACTTCAAGCCGGGCGATCCGCAAACCTGGGCTGCCTTCGGCGTGCAAGGCATGGCGCTGTACAACTTCGAAGCCCAGGCCACTGCCTTTATCGGTGAAGGTGGCCAGAGCGCGGCGCGCCTGGAAGGCGATTACGACATCCTGCTGACCAATCGATTGATCCTGCAGCCCACCGCCGAGGTCAATTTCTATGGCAAGAACGATCCCGCCCGTGGCGTCGGCTCAGGGTTGTCGGACACCGAACTCGGCGTACGGCTGCGTTATGAAATACGCCGCGAATTCGCACCCTACATTGGCGTCACCTGGAATCGGGTCTATGGCAACACCGCCGATTACGCCCGGGAAGAAGGCGAGGACCGCAGCGAAGCACGCCTGGTACTGGGCTTGCGCATGTGGTTCTGACCCGCTTACCGGCATCACTAAAAACTAAAACTAAAAACAAGCTGTAGGAGTCCTTGCATGTCACTCATCAAAACCGCTGTCGTTGCTGTCGCCCTGTCCACCGGCCTGTTGCTCAGTGGCCTGGCCCAGGCCCACCCGAAACTGCTGTCCTCTACCCCTGCCGAAGGCGCCGAAGGTGCGGCACCGGCAAAGATCGAGCTGCATTTTTCCGAAAACCTGATGACCAAGTTTTCCGGCGCCAAACTGATGATGACCGCGATGCCCGGCATGGCGGCGCATTCGCCCATGCCCATGCCGGCCAAGGTCTCCGGCAGCGATGACCCGAAAACCATGGTCATCACGCCGAATGCCCCCCTCACCGCCGGCACCTATCAGGTCCAGTGGCGCGCGGTGTCGTCCGACACCCACCCGATCACCGGTAACGTCACGTTCAAGGTGAAGTGAGTTGATGAGCGACTCGATCAACATCGTCCTGCGTTTTGCCCTGTATCTGGATCTGATGTTGCTGTTCGGCCTGGCCGCGTTCGGGCTCTATAGCCTGCGAGGCCAGGAGCGGGTGTCAGGCGCACAGTTGCCTTTCACGCCGCTGCTGCTGATCTCGGCGGTGCTGGGCGGGTTGCTCTCCCTCGCCGCCATGGCGTGCATGGCCTGGGCCATGAGCGGCGCTGTGGAGTGGGTCGAGTTGTGGCCGCATATCGAAATGATGGTAGTGGAGACCGACGTCGGCTTGAGTTGGACACTGCGGATGGCTGCGCTGCTGCTGGCCGGTATCGCCGTGACGCTCAATAAACGCTGGCCGGCCGCCAGCCTGGGCCTGGTCATGCTGGGCGGGGCCGTGGCGCTGGCGACATTGGCCTGGGCAGGGCACGGCGCCATGGACGAAGGCGCACGCCGCAACTGGCACTTCATCACCGACTTCCTGCACTTGTGGGCGGCGGGTGGCTGGGTCGGGGCCTTGGCCGCGTTTGCCCTGCTGCTTCGCCAGGCCGAACCGCAGTTGGCGGTACTGGCCCGGACATTGATCGGGTTTGAAACCGCCGGGGCGGTGATCGTGGTGCTCATCAGCGTGACGGGGGTGGTCAATTATCTGTTCATCGTCGGCCCAAGCGTCGAAGGGCTATTGGACAGCACCTACGGGCAGTTACTGGCGCTCAAACTCATCTTGTTCGCCGCCATGCTCGTGTTCGCCGCGCTTAACCGCTTTCACCTGAGCCCACTGCTGGAGCAGGCTCGACAGACCGGCGAGCACAGGGTCGCGGTGAATGCCCTGCGACGCAGCATGGTCCTGGAGTTCGCTGTGGCGGTGGCCATCCTTGGGTTGGTGGCGTGGTTGGGGACGCTAAGCCCGGGGATGGAATAGCGCCTAGCGAGAGAGCTTGCTCCCGCTGCGCTGCATGTAGGAGCTGCCGAAGGCTGCGATCTTTTGATCTTGATCTTGATGTTGATCTTTCGCTCAAGACTTAATTGGCTGGGGAAAGATCGCAGCCTCGTTGCACTCGACAGCTCCTACGCTTCTACGCGCGCCAGCGGGAGCACCAGGCTCGGTATTTAATTTTTCAATAGCCTCCACCAGTTTTCAATTTGCTCCCATCACGACTCCCCGGCCTAAATGGCGCTTTGTTTAGCCAAGGCCCCGTTATGGAAAACATTCGAACCTCAAGCACCCACGCCATCTGGCTGATGGTCAGCATCGTCTTGGTCGCGCTGAACCTGCGGCCCTCGATGGCGGCGGTCGGGCCGCTGTTGTCGGCTATTCGCGGCGAGGTGCCCTTGAGTTTCAGTACCGCCTCGCTACTGACCATGTTGCCCGTCATGGCGATGGGCCTGGCGATGTTCCTGGGCATGCGCATCGCCCTGCGCATCGGTGAACACCGCACCATCGTAATGTCGCTGTTGATCATTGGCATTGCCACGGCATCGCGCTTGTATCTGGACAGCGCCGCCGGGTTGATCGCCAGCGCGGTCGTGGCAGGGCTTGGGATTGCTTTGATCCAGGCTGTGATGCCGGCGCTGATCAAGTCGCGCTTCGCCGACAACGTATCCTTGTTCATGGGCTTGTACGTCACCTCCATCATGGGCGGGGCGGCGATTGCCGCATCGTTTTCACCCTTTGTCCTGACGCAGACCGGCAGTTGGCGCGTTGGCCTGGCCATCTGGGCATTGTTGGCGCTGGTCGCCCTGGGCTGCTGGTACGCCCAGCGCTCGAACATCAGGCCTTTGCCCGAAGCAACGTCCCGGCATCACGAAGCGTTTTCCAGCAACGCCCGGGCCTGGCTCCTGGCGATTTTCTTTGGCCTGGGCACCGCCTCCTACACCTGCGT encodes:
- a CDS encoding copper resistance protein B — protein: MTTVFQYPMALIASLTLGATTSAWAAGNDMQGMDHSQMPGMDHSQMQGMDSMQGMEPMQSAPTSSRTPIPELTAADRAAVYEDHGGHAVHDSAINSFFLIDQLEWQDADDGSALSWDASGWIGGDIDRLWLRSEGERLNGKTEEAELQALWGHAISPWWDVVAGVRQDFKPGDPQTWAAFGVQGMALYNFEAQATAFIGEGGQSAARLEGDYDILLTNRLILQPTAEVNFYGKNDPARGVGSGLSDTELGVRLRYEIRREFAPYIGVTWNRVYGNTADYAREEGEDRSEARLVLGLRMWF
- the copC gene encoding copper homeostasis periplasmic binding protein CopC, with amino-acid sequence MSLIKTAVVAVALSTGLLLSGLAQAHPKLLSSTPAEGAEGAAPAKIELHFSENLMTKFSGAKLMMTAMPGMAAHSPMPMPAKVSGSDDPKTMVITPNAPLTAGTYQVQWRAVSSDTHPITGNVTFKVK
- the copD gene encoding copper homeostasis membrane protein CopD; the encoded protein is MSDSINIVLRFALYLDLMLLFGLAAFGLYSLRGQERVSGAQLPFTPLLLISAVLGGLLSLAAMACMAWAMSGAVEWVELWPHIEMMVVETDVGLSWTLRMAALLLAGIAVTLNKRWPAASLGLVMLGGAVALATLAWAGHGAMDEGARRNWHFITDFLHLWAAGGWVGALAAFALLLRQAEPQLAVLARTLIGFETAGAVIVVLISVTGVVNYLFIVGPSVEGLLDSTYGQLLALKLILFAAMLVFAALNRFHLSPLLEQARQTGEHRVAVNALRRSMVLEFAVAVAILGLVAWLGTLSPGME
- a CDS encoding cyanate transporter; the encoded protein is MENIRTSSTHAIWLMVSIVLVALNLRPSMAAVGPLLSAIRGEVPLSFSTASLLTMLPVMAMGLAMFLGMRIALRIGEHRTIVMSLLIIGIATASRLYLDSAAGLIASAVVAGLGIALIQAVMPALIKSRFADNVSLFMGLYVTSIMGGAAIAASFSPFVLTQTGSWRVGLAIWALLALVALGCWYAQRSNIRPLPEATSRHHEAFSSNARAWLLAIFFGLGTASYTCVLAWLAPYYVEKGWSEQHAGLLLGFLTAMEVLSGLVTPAIANRSRDKRLVLTVLLALIIGGFCGLILSPERFSLLWPCLLGLGIGGLFPMSLIVSLDHLDNPRRAGGLTAFVQGVGYLIAGLSPLIAGMIRDQLGSFEWAWWSLTAVMALMMVMVLRFDPKGYGRHIR